Proteins encoded in a region of the Ignavibacteriota bacterium genome:
- a CDS encoding DUF3825 domain-containing protein, whose translation MGKQFNSELFKFAVIPNYEKSIEFLAETLADPEEWDFSDSTTKNYSILKNYLEFTFRKLQQEKKIVFTKDNVHACFNTGLVTMNLEDIYAFFEKYKNPRQGFTTPYCFKAFLRKSDNQILRLFSSNLPDVANFFDKPDLLIFNPKCDLIPDIDHILKDNISRFPTHLQNADDAELRRQLVGAIDEVKKRVRTNYKIAVPQYYDGKTQLLLPLCLTSGSPNPDLALVAHKLNEGTYTARTCLTLKMAYNNARLIVKPQSNWLKP comes from the coding sequence ATGGGAAAACAATTTAACTCAGAACTATTCAAATTTGCAGTAATACCTAACTATGAAAAAAGTATCGAGTTTTTGGCTGAAACATTGGCAGACCCTGAAGAGTGGGATTTTTCGGATTCGACAACAAAGAATTATTCTATTCTAAAAAATTATTTAGAGTTTACTTTCCGCAAACTTCAACAAGAAAAGAAAATTGTTTTTACAAAAGATAATGTGCACGCCTGCTTCAACACGGGGTTAGTGACAATGAATTTAGAAGACATTTATGCTTTTTTTGAAAAATATAAAAACCCTCGTCAAGGTTTTACAACACCATATTGTTTTAAGGCCTTTTTAAGAAAGAGTGATAATCAAATTTTGAGGTTATTCTCATCAAACCTTCCAGATGTTGCAAATTTTTTTGATAAACCTGATTTACTAATATTTAATCCAAAATGTGACCTTATTCCCGATATAGACCACATCCTTAAAGATAATATTTCAAGATTTCCTACACACCTTCAGAATGCTGATGATGCAGAACTTAGAAGACAATTAGTGGGTGCCATAGATGAAGTTAAGAAGAGAGTTCGTACTAATTACAAAATAGCTGTTCCCCAATATTATGATGGAAAAACACAACTGTTATTACCATTATGTCTAACATCTGGTTCTCCAAATCCGGATTTAGCCTTAGTTGCACATAAACTCAACGAAGGAACCTACACGGCAAGAACTTGTCTAACCCTAAAGATGGCATATAATAATGCAAGACTTATCGTCAAACCACAGAGCAATTGGCTTAAACCCTGA
- a CDS encoding aminopeptidase, with protein sequence MHHLLQDIPVLAELLQGAQNAVNVCLRIQPEEHTVIITDEETMEIAAALAHEIHSIGSSLDVYTLEDFSERPLPGMPQPILEDLEHAQVSIFAAQAQRGELGSRIQMTEVINRKKIRHAHMVNINKQIMTEGMRADFLAVDDLSTRVVNRARKAKHIRATSHAGTDIRVELSDQLRWVKTSGIISRDKWGNLPGGEVFTAPYNINGHFVVDGVVGDYLCQKYGDLKNNPLSITITDNRISNVECANDELRGEFLSYTSTDENSNRAGEFAIGTNIALKGVIGHILQDEKLPGIHIAFGNPYGEHTGQTWNSTTHIDCVGRDFDIWMDEEKIMNNGRFLI encoded by the coding sequence ATGCATCATCTCCTTCAGGACATTCCAGTATTAGCTGAACTTTTACAGGGCGCGCAAAATGCCGTCAACGTCTGTTTGCGGATTCAACCGGAAGAACACACCGTTATCATCACAGACGAAGAAACAATGGAAATCGCCGCGGCGCTTGCCCACGAAATTCATAGCATTGGTTCATCGCTCGACGTTTATACACTTGAAGATTTTTCAGAGCGACCGTTGCCCGGCATGCCTCAGCCAATCCTTGAAGATTTGGAACATGCGCAGGTAAGTATCTTCGCGGCACAAGCGCAGCGTGGCGAACTCGGTTCCAGAATTCAAATGACGGAAGTAATTAACCGAAAGAAAATCCGACACGCTCACATGGTGAACATCAACAAGCAGATCATGACCGAAGGAATGAGAGCCGATTTTCTTGCTGTGGATGATTTAAGCACACGGGTTGTCAACCGCGCACGGAAGGCAAAACATATTCGTGCAACGTCTCATGCAGGAACAGATATACGGGTAGAACTATCCGACCAACTCCGTTGGGTGAAGACAAGCGGAATTATTTCCCGCGATAAATGGGGAAATCTCCCCGGCGGTGAAGTATTTACTGCTCCATATAACATCAACGGGCATTTCGTTGTTGACGGAGTCGTCGGCGATTATCTTTGCCAGAAGTACGGCGATTTGAAAAACAATCCGCTCAGCATTACCATCACTGATAACCGTATTAGCAACGTTGAATGTGCAAACGATGAACTACGCGGAGAATTTCTTTCTTACACTTCCACTGATGAGAATTCAAACCGTGCAGGTGAGTTTGCCATCGGAACAAACATAGCACTCAAAGGAGTCATCGGGCATATTTTGCAGGATGAAAAACTTCCCGGCATCCACATAGCGTTTGGAAACCCGTACGGAGAACATACAGGTCAAACATGGAACTCGACTACGCATATTGATTGTGTCGGAAGAGATTTTGATATCTGGATGGATGAGGAGAAGATTATGAATAATGGAAGATTCCTCATCTGA